From the genome of Populus trichocarpa isolate Nisqually-1 chromosome 15, P.trichocarpa_v4.1, whole genome shotgun sequence, one region includes:
- the LOC112324370 gene encoding probable plastid-lipid-associated protein 14, chloroplastic, with the protein MEMLNAHSRPKNWLELLPGKLRLLYCTGRQIGLTLRQPSALVLIGDVYLAINRASKLNTSISFTSDIGFMVMNGRDWPHDKSGITGKLEVNSLFRLTSGRRLYLKEEKTSEKLSFGQPNNQDSLAQKLSAKKWRKLVPYKEFPSSLPVAKLVSADIEVTMSLGDNLNQNDVTPSSIVQELCVQVPPEMFDLSRLACGTYVDSRLLVLRGVSESALLFTRSMC; encoded by the exons ATGGAGATGCTGAATGCTCATTCAAGGCCAAAG AACTGGTTGGAGTTGCTTCCAGGAAAACTGCGTCTATTATACTGTACTGGGAGACAAATAGGATTGACCCTTCGTCAGCCTTCTGCTCTTGTCCTGATTGGTGACGTTTATCTAGCTATAAATAGagcatcaaaattaaatactaGTATTTCCTTCACATCGGACATTGGCTTCATGGTCATGAATGGTCGAGACTGGCCTCATGACAAAAGTGGTATAACTGGAAAATTGGAAGTAAACTCTTTGTTCCGGTTGACATCTGGGAGACGGTTGTATCTTAAGGAGGAAAAGACATCGGAGAAGTTATCCTTTGGGCAACCAAACAATCAAGATTCTTTAGCCCAGAAATTGTCAGCTAAAAAATGGAGGAAACTTGTCCCGTATAAGGAGTTTCCATCGAGCCTTCCAGTGGCCAAACTTGTTTCAGCTGACATTGAGGTGACAATGAGTCTCGGGGACAACCttaatcaaaatgatgttaCACCAAGCAGTATAGTTCAAGAACTTTGCGTGCAAGTTCCTCCTGAGATGTTTGATTTGTCTAGGCTCGCCTGCGGAACATATGTGGACTCCAGACTGCTAGTCCTGCGCGGGGTCAGTGAATCAGCTCTCTTATTTACAAGATCTATGTGTTGA